In Bosea sp. (in: a-proteobacteria), one DNA window encodes the following:
- a CDS encoding aminotransferase, with protein sequence MPTTASAPLNPDLIDTGTPPIPEAKGWARAYDGDRGPLIDLSQAVPGAPPPAALLERLAGAAADPDTARYGGLAGDPALREAYAAEISRLYGSAFAPAEVAITSGCNQAFVVTMMALARAGDNVLLPTPWYFNHEMTLSMLGIEARPLPAAPEAGFVPAVATAEALIDARTRAIVLVTPNNPTGAVYPPETIAAFAALCARRGLWLVLDETYRDFLPATAARPHEVFAAMGWQDTVIGLYSFSKAYAIPGWRLGAITAGASVQAEIGKVLDCLQICPVQAAQAAVAWGIDGIRDWRGRNRTEINARADLFRRAMAPLNGWRILSAGAYFAYVAHPFAGVPAGAVGRRLAEERGVLTLPGPYFGPGQENHLRIAIANVPADRIEGLGERLKGFSL encoded by the coding sequence ATGCCGACGACCGCCAGCGCCCCGCTCAATCCCGATCTCATCGACACCGGCACGCCGCCGATCCCGGAGGCGAAAGGCTGGGCGCGCGCCTATGACGGCGACCGCGGCCCGCTGATCGATCTCTCCCAGGCGGTTCCCGGCGCCCCGCCACCGGCGGCCCTGCTCGAGCGGCTCGCCGGCGCCGCCGCCGATCCCGACACGGCGCGCTATGGCGGGCTTGCCGGCGACCCGGCCTTGCGCGAAGCCTATGCGGCCGAGATCTCGCGCCTTTACGGCAGCGCCTTCGCGCCCGCCGAGGTCGCGATCACCTCGGGCTGCAACCAGGCTTTCGTGGTGACGATGATGGCGCTGGCGCGGGCCGGCGACAATGTGCTCCTGCCGACGCCCTGGTACTTCAACCACGAGATGACGCTGTCGATGCTGGGCATCGAGGCCCGCCCGCTGCCCGCGGCGCCGGAAGCCGGCTTCGTGCCCGCTGTCGCGACCGCCGAGGCGCTGATCGATGCGCGCACCCGCGCCATCGTGCTCGTCACCCCCAACAACCCGACCGGCGCGGTCTATCCGCCTGAGACCATCGCCGCCTTCGCCGCGCTCTGCGCCCGGCGCGGCCTCTGGCTCGTGCTCGACGAGACCTATCGCGATTTCCTGCCCGCGACGGCTGCCAGGCCCCATGAAGTCTTCGCCGCAATGGGCTGGCAAGACACGGTGATCGGCCTTTACAGCTTCTCGAAGGCCTATGCGATTCCGGGCTGGCGGCTGGGCGCGATCACGGCCGGCGCAAGCGTGCAGGCCGAGATCGGCAAGGTGCTCGACTGCCTGCAGATCTGCCCGGTCCAGGCGGCACAAGCGGCCGTGGCCTGGGGCATCGACGGCATCCGCGACTGGCGTGGGCGCAACCGCACCGAGATCAACGCCCGCGCCGATCTGTTCCGCCGGGCGATGGCGCCGCTGAACGGCTGGCGGATCCTCTCGGCCGGCGCCTATTTCGCCTATGTCGCCCATCCCTTCGCGGGCGTGCCGGCGGGCGCGGTGGGGCGGCGCCTCGCCGAGGAACGCGGCGTGCTCACCCTGCCCGGCCCCTATTTCGGCCCCGGGCAGGAGAACCATCTGCGCATCGCCATCGCCAACGTCCCCGCCGACAGGATCGAGGGGCTGGGCGAGAGGCTGAAGGGCTTTTCGCTATAG
- a CDS encoding cold-shock protein gives MSDEFGESGRPPMGPIQSLNRVVRLDGAGSHAAEVPVEIAGYVKWFDVSKGYGFVVPEAGGTDILLHVTILKRDGFNAIAEGARIVLEAVEKVRGRQAVRVISIDTSAGRHPSEMPLARTNVAVAPTSGLERMVVKWFNRLRGFGFVSTGEGAPDVFVHMETLRRYGLVELVPGQTVLVRYGPGPKGLMAAEIHLEQGGASVAH, from the coding sequence ATGTCCGACGAATTCGGTGAGAGCGGGCGGCCACCGATGGGTCCCATCCAGTCACTCAACCGCGTCGTGCGGCTCGATGGGGCGGGCAGCCACGCGGCGGAGGTGCCGGTCGAGATCGCCGGCTACGTCAAGTGGTTCGACGTTTCCAAGGGCTACGGCTTCGTCGTGCCGGAGGCGGGCGGCACCGACATCCTGCTGCATGTCACCATCCTGAAGCGCGACGGCTTCAACGCGATCGCGGAGGGCGCGCGCATCGTGCTCGAGGCGGTCGAGAAAGTGCGGGGTCGCCAGGCGGTGCGCGTCATCTCGATCGACACCTCCGCCGGCCGCCACCCTTCCGAGATGCCGCTGGCGCGCACCAATGTCGCGGTCGCGCCGACCAGCGGGCTGGAGCGCATGGTGGTGAAGTGGTTCAACCGCCTGCGCGGTTTCGGCTTCGTCTCGACGGGCGAGGGCGCGCCCGACGTCTTCGTGCATATGGAGACGCTGCGGCGCTACGGCCTCGTCGAGCTCGTTCCGGGCCAGACGGTGCTGGTGCGCTACGGGCCGGGGCCGAAGGGGCTGATGGCGGCCGAGATCCATCTGGAGCAGGGCGGCGCGAGCGTGGCGCACTGA
- the erpA gene encoding iron-sulfur cluster insertion protein ErpA, whose protein sequence is MMSSDLAVKPRGIEVTANAAKRILSVMANEAPGAMLRVSVSGGGCSGFQYVFDIDREQAADDLVIERDGARVLIDETSLDLLEGCTIDFVDDLIGQSFRITNPNATSSCGCGTSFSV, encoded by the coding sequence ATGATGTCGAGCGATCTCGCCGTCAAGCCGCGTGGTATCGAGGTCACGGCCAATGCCGCGAAACGAATCCTGTCGGTGATGGCCAACGAAGCGCCGGGCGCGATGCTGCGCGTCAGCGTCTCCGGCGGCGGCTGCTCGGGCTTCCAATACGTCTTCGACATCGACCGGGAGCAGGCCGCCGACGATCTCGTGATCGAGCGCGACGGCGCCAGGGTGCTGATCGACGAAACCTCGCTCGACCTGCTCGAGGGTTGCACCATCGACTTCGTCGACGACCTGATCGGCCAGTCCTTCCGGATCACCAACCCGAACGCGACCAGCTCCTGCGGCTGTGGCACGTCGTTTTCCGTCTGA
- a CDS encoding deoxyguanosinetriphosphate triphosphohydrolase, producing the protein MPHRRDAPSGFFLPPGLEPGERWRAPYACRSSLSRGRLVAEPASATRGEFQRDRDRIIHSTAFRRLAHKTQVFVSHEGDHYRTRLTHTIEVAQIARALSRALGLDEDLAEALALAHDLGHTPFGHTGEDALEECMAGFGGFDHNAQTLRIVTRLERRYAAFDGLNLSWETLEGLVKHNGPLIDREGRPTMRHVARGLPVAILEYQERQDLWLDSHASAEAQAAALADDIAYNAHDIDDGLRAGLFGHAELRAVPFLAGLLDEIERLHPGLERARATNELVRRVITRFVEDVIAESQRRLAALKPADADQIRRADGPVVAFSGPIAAADRDIKGFLYPNMYRHPRIAPIRADAAQVVRELFARFSADPAAMPAEWAAGCEGLDAHRRARRIADYIAGMTDWYALDEHRRLFDVTPALR; encoded by the coding sequence ATGCCCCATCGACGCGACGCGCCTTCCGGCTTTTTCCTTCCTCCCGGCCTCGAGCCCGGCGAGCGCTGGCGCGCGCCCTATGCCTGCCGCTCCTCCCTGAGCCGTGGGCGCCTCGTCGCCGAGCCGGCCTCCGCGACGCGCGGCGAATTCCAGCGCGACCGCGACCGCATCATCCATTCGACCGCCTTCCGGCGGCTGGCGCACAAGACGCAGGTCTTCGTCTCGCATGAGGGCGACCACTATCGCACCCGCCTGACGCACACGATCGAGGTGGCGCAGATCGCGCGAGCGCTCTCGCGCGCCCTCGGCCTCGACGAGGATCTGGCCGAGGCGCTGGCGCTGGCGCATGATCTCGGCCACACCCCCTTCGGCCATACCGGCGAGGACGCGCTGGAAGAGTGCATGGCCGGCTTCGGCGGCTTCGACCACAACGCCCAGACCCTCAGGATCGTGACGCGGCTGGAGCGGCGCTACGCCGCTTTCGACGGGCTCAACCTGAGCTGGGAGACGCTGGAGGGGCTGGTCAAGCACAACGGCCCGCTCATCGACCGTGAGGGCAGGCCCACAATGCGCCATGTCGCGCGCGGCCTGCCGGTCGCGATCCTCGAATACCAGGAGCGCCAGGATCTCTGGCTCGACAGCCATGCCTCGGCCGAGGCGCAGGCCGCCGCGCTGGCCGACGACATCGCCTACAACGCCCACGACATCGACGACGGCCTGCGCGCCGGCCTCTTCGGCCATGCCGAGCTCAGGGCGGTGCCCTTCCTCGCCGGGCTGCTCGACGAGATCGAGCGGCTGCATCCGGGGCTGGAGCGGGCGCGCGCCACCAACGAGCTGGTGCGCCGCGTTATCACCCGCTTCGTCGAGGACGTGATCGCCGAGTCGCAGCGGCGCCTCGCCGCGCTCAAGCCGGCCGATGCCGATCAGATCCGGCGGGCGGACGGCCCCGTCGTCGCCTTCTCGGGCCCGATCGCGGCGGCCGACCGCGACATCAAGGGCTTCCTCTATCCGAACATGTACCGCCACCCGCGCATCGCGCCGATCCGGGCCGATGCGGCGCAGGTGGTGCGCGAGCTGTTCGCCCGCTTCAGCGCCGATCCGGCGGCGATGCCGGCGGAGTGGGCGGCCGGTTGCGAGGGCCTCGACGCGCACCGCCGCGCAAGGCGAATCGCCGACTACATCGCCGGCATGACCGACTGGTACGCGCTCGACGAGCATCGGCGCCTGTTTGACGTCACCCCTGCGCTGCGATAG
- the argS gene encoding arginine--tRNA ligase, which produces MNLFEIHSARLHSALAALAARGALPAGLNLARVVVEPTRDAGHGDLATNAAMVLAKEAGTNPRALAALLVEELSKDPEIARAEIAGPGFINLTLRPAVFTAVLKSAIEAGADYGRGAPKPAPKINVEYVSANPTGPMHVGHGRGAVFGDALASLLAFAGHDVTREYYINDAGAQVDVLARSAFLRYREALGEDIGAIPEGLYPGDYLVSVGQALAARYGETLRDKAEWDWLPLVRQAATDAMMAMIRDDLAALGVVHEVFFSERSLQGRDGDTNAVHQTIQDLRARDLVYEGRLPPPKGQKDEDWEDREQTLFRATRFGDDVDRPLLKSDGSYTYFANDIAYHRSKFLRGFPEMIDVWGADHGGYVKRMQAAVKAVTNGEGALDVKLCQLVRLLRNGEQVRMSKRSGDFVTLREVIDEVGRDAVRFMMIFRKNDATLDFDLAKVVEQSKDNPVFYVQYAHARCASIFRQARETFPDLDLSPAALAGADLSILTDEAETGIVKTIAAWPRIIEGAAAAHEPHRVAFFVHELASAFHSLWNKGKDSPQLRFVNQTDRKSTLARLAFVHAVRGVLASGLAVAGVAAPEEMR; this is translated from the coding sequence ATGAACCTGTTCGAGATCCATTCCGCCCGTCTTCACAGTGCGCTTGCGGCGCTGGCCGCGCGAGGCGCGCTGCCGGCGGGCCTGAATCTCGCGCGCGTCGTGGTCGAGCCGACCAGGGACGCAGGCCATGGCGATCTCGCGACCAACGCCGCGATGGTGCTGGCCAAGGAGGCCGGGACGAATCCGCGCGCGCTCGCCGCGCTCCTGGTCGAGGAATTGTCGAAGGACCCCGAGATCGCCAGGGCGGAGATCGCGGGGCCCGGCTTCATCAACCTGACCCTGCGGCCGGCGGTGTTCACCGCGGTGCTGAAATCCGCCATCGAGGCCGGCGCCGATTACGGCCGCGGCGCGCCGAAGCCCGCGCCGAAGATCAATGTCGAATATGTCTCGGCCAATCCGACCGGGCCGATGCATGTCGGCCATGGCCGTGGCGCGGTGTTCGGCGATGCGCTGGCTAGCCTGCTCGCCTTCGCCGGGCACGACGTCACCCGCGAATACTACATCAACGATGCCGGCGCGCAGGTCGACGTGCTCGCCCGCTCCGCCTTCCTGCGCTATCGCGAGGCGCTGGGCGAGGATATCGGGGCTATCCCCGAGGGGCTCTATCCCGGCGACTACCTGGTCTCGGTCGGGCAGGCGCTCGCCGCGCGATATGGCGAGACCCTGCGCGACAAGGCCGAATGGGACTGGCTCCCGCTCGTCCGGCAGGCGGCGACCGACGCCATGATGGCGATGATCCGCGACGATCTCGCCGCGCTCGGCGTCGTCCACGAGGTCTTCTTCTCCGAGCGCTCGCTGCAGGGCCGGGACGGCGATACCAATGCCGTGCACCAGACGATCCAGGATCTGCGCGCGCGCGATCTCGTCTACGAGGGCCGGCTGCCGCCGCCCAAGGGCCAGAAGGACGAGGACTGGGAGGACCGCGAGCAGACGCTGTTCCGCGCCACCCGCTTCGGCGACGACGTCGACCGGCCGCTGCTGAAATCGGACGGCAGCTACACCTATTTCGCCAACGACATCGCCTATCACCGCTCCAAGTTCCTGCGCGGCTTCCCGGAGATGATCGACGTCTGGGGCGCCGACCATGGCGGCTACGTCAAGCGCATGCAGGCGGCGGTGAAGGCGGTGACGAACGGTGAGGGCGCGCTCGACGTCAAGCTCTGCCAGCTCGTGCGGCTGTTGCGCAACGGCGAGCAGGTCAGGATGTCGAAGCGCTCCGGCGATTTCGTCACGCTGCGCGAGGTGATCGACGAGGTCGGCCGCGACGCGGTGCGCTTCATGATGATCTTCCGCAAGAACGACGCGACGCTCGACTTCGATCTCGCCAAGGTGGTCGAGCAGTCGAAGGACAATCCCGTTTTCTACGTGCAATATGCGCATGCGCGCTGCGCCTCGATCTTCCGGCAGGCGCGCGAGACGTTCCCCGATCTCGATCTTTCGCCCGCGGCGCTGGCCGGGGCCGATCTTTCGATCCTGACCGACGAGGCGGAAACCGGCATCGTCAAGACGATCGCGGCCTGGCCGCGCATCATCGAAGGAGCCGCCGCCGCGCATGAGCCGCATCGTGTCGCCTTCTTCGTGCATGAACTGGCGAGCGCCTTCCATTCGCTCTGGAACAAGGGCAAAGACTCGCCGCAATTACGGTTCGTTAATCAAACTGATCGAAAGTCGACCCTGGCGAGATTGGCGTTCGTGCATGCGGTGCGCGGCGTCCTTGCTTCCGGTCTGGCTGTCGCCGGAGTTGCGGCGCCGGAAGAGATGCGCTGA
- a CDS encoding SPOR domain-containing protein: MSEPARNRFALDLEDLERQLRAAGQAPRPGQQADPLAELTRIVGQDDPLKDIFAERRQGLRHEPSFEVVPHQPAPPAAESGAPPAELRGALDEFEALLRRTEPQRAPPPPAAPRHEYAPDFDLPEPLPPLHPAAPRDLDEGAGFDPAPVVYADEAPAYDYGETQQDEPAPEYGEDDMPDLEPRRSRKGLWAAAAVIAVGLVGVGAAFTWRGGSTSTDGQPPLITADAGPVKVEPVNPGGAEIPNQNKQIYERSPDAPAGQSRVVNNEEQPVDVQQAARSLPPRVVMPGPSSAEATALAAAPGAPERSIVPPEPALTPMPPVPGLGEPRKVRTVSIRPDGTPAQAPVAVDSGQPAATGSAPLRPTAPPAAQPRTAQAPAAPKVQERATTPPAATTPAVPTRLANAAPAAAPQAPATAALRAGTGDFVVQLGAPGSEAEARATFAALQRKYPQQLSGQAPIVRKTELAGGKTVYRLRVGPYSRDEATTMCTQLQAAGGQCFIAKN, encoded by the coding sequence ATGAGTGAGCCAGCTAGGAACCGTTTCGCGCTCGATCTCGAAGATCTCGAGCGCCAGCTGCGCGCAGCCGGGCAGGCACCCCGCCCGGGGCAGCAGGCCGACCCGCTCGCGGAGCTGACCCGCATCGTCGGGCAGGACGATCCGCTCAAGGACATCTTCGCCGAGCGGCGCCAGGGCCTGCGCCATGAGCCGAGCTTCGAGGTCGTGCCGCATCAGCCTGCGCCGCCCGCCGCCGAGAGCGGCGCGCCGCCGGCCGAGCTGCGCGGCGCGCTGGACGAGTTCGAGGCGCTGCTGCGGCGTACCGAGCCGCAGCGGGCGCCCCCGCCTCCCGCCGCTCCCCGGCATGAGTACGCGCCCGATTTCGACCTGCCCGAGCCGCTGCCGCCCTTGCATCCGGCCGCGCCGCGCGATCTCGACGAGGGCGCCGGGTTCGATCCCGCCCCGGTCGTCTATGCCGACGAGGCGCCCGCGTATGACTATGGCGAGACGCAGCAGGACGAGCCCGCGCCCGAATACGGCGAGGACGACATGCCCGATCTGGAGCCGCGCCGCTCGCGCAAGGGGCTCTGGGCTGCGGCCGCGGTCATCGCGGTCGGGCTCGTCGGCGTCGGTGCCGCCTTCACCTGGCGCGGCGGCTCGACCTCGACGGACGGCCAGCCGCCGCTGATCACGGCCGATGCCGGCCCGGTCAAGGTCGAGCCGGTCAATCCCGGCGGCGCCGAGATCCCGAACCAGAACAAGCAGATCTACGAGCGCAGCCCCGATGCCCCCGCCGGGCAGAGCCGCGTCGTGAACAATGAGGAGCAGCCGGTCGACGTGCAGCAGGCGGCGCGCTCGCTGCCGCCGCGCGTGGTCATGCCGGGACCGAGCTCGGCCGAGGCGACCGCGCTCGCCGCCGCACCGGGCGCGCCCGAGCGCAGCATCGTCCCGCCGGAGCCGGCGCTCACCCCGATGCCGCCGGTGCCGGGGCTCGGCGAGCCGCGCAAGGTGCGCACCGTCTCGATCCGCCCCGACGGCACGCCGGCGCAGGCGCCCGTCGCGGTCGATTCCGGCCAGCCGGCCGCGACCGGCTCGGCGCCGCTGCGGCCGACGGCGCCGCCGGCGGCCCAGCCCCGCACGGCGCAGGCCCCCGCCGCCCCGAAGGTCCAGGAGCGCGCGACGACGCCGCCGGCCGCCACCACGCCGGCCGTGCCGACCCGCCTCGCCAACGCGGCTCCCGCCGCCGCGCCGCAGGCTCCGGCGACCGCCGCGCTGCGCGCCGGCACCGGCGACTTCGTGGTCCAGCTCGGCGCGCCGGGCAGCGAGGCGGAAGCCCGCGCCACCTTCGCGGCGCTCCAGCGCAAATATCCGCAGCAGCTTTCCGGCCAGGCGCCGATCGTGCGCAAGACCGAGCTCGCCGGCGGCAAGACCGTCTACCGCCTGCGCGTCGGGCCGTATTCCCGCGACGAGGCGACCACGATGTGCACGCAGCTTCAGGCCGCCGGCGGGCAGTGCTTCATCGCCAAGAACTGA
- the nagZ gene encoding beta-N-acetylhexosaminidase gives MTSRAFIAGCLGSSLTADERAFFRDARPWGFILFRRNTQSPEQVAALTAEMREAVGWHAPILIDQEGGRVQRMGPPSWPKYPPARAFLGINDPLRQREIVRLCARLMAHDLRQVGIDVDCLPVLDVPVAGSHDVIGDRAYAHDPDQVARLGRAAAEGLIAGGVLPVVKHMPGHGRARADSHHDLPVVDASLDELRAHDFRPFRHLADMPLAMTAHVVFTALDSRHPATVSRKIVREVMRGELNFDGLIMTDDISMKALSGSFEAKARAAIRAGVDLVLHCHGIMAEMIAVAGAVPEMTGARARRAAAALGRIRHAPEPVDLEAARAEVAAALALQG, from the coding sequence ATGACATCGCGCGCCTTCATCGCCGGCTGCCTCGGCTCGAGTCTCACCGCGGACGAGCGGGCCTTCTTCCGCGACGCCCGGCCCTGGGGCTTCATCCTGTTCAGGCGCAACACCCAGTCGCCCGAGCAGGTCGCCGCGCTGACCGCCGAGATGCGCGAGGCCGTCGGCTGGCACGCGCCGATCCTGATCGACCAGGAAGGCGGGCGCGTCCAGCGCATGGGGCCGCCGAGCTGGCCGAAATATCCGCCGGCGCGCGCCTTCCTCGGCATCAACGATCCGCTACGCCAGCGCGAGATCGTCCGCCTTTGCGCCCGGCTGATGGCGCATGACCTGAGACAAGTCGGCATCGACGTCGACTGCCTTCCGGTGCTCGACGTGCCGGTCGCCGGCAGCCATGACGTGATCGGCGACCGCGCCTATGCGCATGACCCCGATCAGGTCGCGCGGCTCGGCCGGGCCGCGGCGGAGGGGCTGATCGCCGGCGGCGTGCTGCCGGTCGTCAAGCACATGCCCGGCCACGGCCGCGCGCGCGCCGACAGCCATCACGACCTGCCGGTCGTCGACGCCTCGCTGGATGAACTCAGGGCGCATGATTTCCGCCCGTTCCGGCATCTCGCCGACATGCCGCTGGCGATGACGGCGCATGTCGTGTTCACCGCGCTCGATTCCCGGCATCCGGCGACCGTCTCGCGAAAGATCGTGCGTGAGGTCATGCGCGGCGAGCTTAACTTCGACGGGCTGATCATGACCGACGACATCTCGATGAAGGCGCTCTCCGGTTCGTTCGAGGCCAAGGCGCGCGCCGCCATCCGCGCCGGCGTCGACCTCGTCCTGCATTGCCACGGCATCATGGCGGAGATGATCGCGGTCGCCGGCGCCGTGCCGGAGATGACCGGCGCGCGGGCGCGGCGCGCCGCCGCCGCGCTCGGCCGCATCCGCCACGCGCCGGAGCCGGTCGATCTGGAGGCAGCCCGCGCCGAGGTCGCGGCCGCGCTTGCGTTGCAGGGCTGA
- a CDS encoding ScpA family protein, with amino-acid sequence MTAELPFEEDRGRRAGEPSLVVDVDGYEGPLDLLLDLARRQKVDLARISILALAEQYLAFVEEARALRLELAADYLVMAAWLAYLKSRLLLPDPPRGEEPSAADLATALALRLRRLEAIRAAANRLSARERLGQDVFARGAREETAPGARPVWEAELYDLLSAYARQRQQRAQAHISVGHRVVWSLVEAREALQRLIGEAGDWTDLDGYLTRYMASHGLPMREMRATVRASALSAMLEMAREGVIDLRQEKAFAPISLRRRSARPEGLPFAAGGGS; translated from the coding sequence ATGACGGCCGAATTGCCATTCGAGGAAGACCGCGGGCGGCGCGCGGGCGAGCCTTCGCTCGTCGTCGATGTCGACGGCTATGAAGGGCCGCTCGACCTTCTGCTCGATCTGGCGCGGCGCCAGAAGGTCGACCTCGCCCGCATCTCGATCCTGGCGCTGGCCGAGCAATATCTCGCCTTCGTCGAGGAGGCGCGGGCGCTGAGGCTCGAGCTCGCTGCCGATTATCTGGTGATGGCGGCCTGGCTCGCCTATCTGAAGTCGCGTCTGCTGCTGCCCGATCCGCCCAGGGGCGAGGAGCCGAGCGCAGCCGATCTCGCGACCGCGCTGGCGCTGCGCCTGCGCCGGCTGGAAGCGATCCGCGCCGCCGCCAACCGGCTCTCCGCGCGCGAGCGGCTGGGGCAGGACGTGTTCGCGCGCGGCGCGCGGGAAGAAACGGCGCCCGGCGCCCGGCCGGTCTGGGAGGCGGAGCTCTACGATCTGCTCTCGGCCTATGCCCGGCAGCGGCAGCAGCGTGCGCAGGCGCATATCTCGGTCGGCCACCGCGTGGTCTGGTCGCTGGTCGAGGCGCGCGAGGCGTTGCAGCGGCTGATCGGCGAGGCCGGCGACTGGACCGATCTCGATGGCTATCTGACGCGCTACATGGCCTCGCACGGCCTGCCGATGCGCGAGATGCGGGCGACGGTCCGGGCGTCCGCCCTGTCGGCGATGCTGGAGATGGCGCGCGAGGGGGTGATCGACCTCAGGCAGGAGAAGGCCTTCGCGCCGATCTCGCTGCGGCGGCGTTCGGCCAGGCCCGAAGGGCTGCCCTTCGCCGCCGGGGGCGGCTCATGA
- the scpB gene encoding SMC-Scp complex subunit ScpB, which translates to MSGRAIEAPDDDADDAAEAFARALRIAEALLFASAAPLTAEVLARAMPAGVAIGPVLARLAESYATRGVNLRRVAGGFAFRTAPDLGYLLAAEAEPPRRLSRAALEMLSIIAYHQPVTRAEIEEIRGVATAKGTLDILLEAGFVRLRGRRRSPGRPITYGTTPGFLDHFGLDRIDDLPGLEELKGTGLIEGPLTRELTVPVPDDDPSLRDDEDPLGDLFSPLDDGESGQQQG; encoded by the coding sequence ATGAGCGGCAGGGCGATCGAGGCCCCGGACGACGATGCCGATGACGCGGCGGAAGCCTTCGCCCGGGCGCTGCGCATCGCCGAGGCGCTGCTCTTCGCCTCGGCGGCGCCGCTCACCGCCGAGGTGCTGGCGCGCGCCATGCCGGCGGGCGTGGCGATCGGGCCGGTGCTGGCCCGGCTGGCGGAAAGCTATGCGACGCGCGGCGTCAACCTGCGCCGGGTCGCCGGCGGCTTCGCCTTCCGGACGGCGCCGGACCTCGGCTATCTCCTGGCGGCGGAGGCTGAGCCGCCGCGCCGGCTGTCGCGCGCCGCGCTCGAAATGCTGTCGATCATCGCCTATCACCAGCCGGTGACGCGGGCCGAGATCGAGGAGATCCGCGGCGTCGCCACCGCCAAGGGCACGCTCGACATCCTGCTTGAGGCGGGCTTCGTGCGCCTGCGCGGGCGGCGGCGCTCGCCCGGCCGGCCGATCACCTACGGGACGACGCCGGGCTTCCTCGATCATTTCGGGCTCGACCGCATCGATGATCTGCCGGGGCTTGAGGAGCTCAAGGGGACGGGGCTGATCGAGGGGCCGCTGACGCGCGAACTGACTGTGCCGGTGCCCGACGACGATCCGTCCCTGCGCGACGACGAGGACCCGCTCGGCGACCTGTTCAGCCCGCTTGACGATGGCGAAAGCGGGCAGCAACAGGGCTGA
- a CDS encoding twin-arginine translocase TatA/TatE family subunit encodes MGGVSIWHWIVVGVIVMLLFGRGKVSELMGDVAKGIKSFKKGMAEDDEPTPTVDPKVIDQVKADNAAAEAKAKAEHKA; translated from the coding sequence ATGGGTGGCGTGAGCATCTGGCACTGGATCGTCGTCGGCGTCATCGTGATGCTGCTGTTCGGGCGCGGCAAGGTCTCCGAGCTGATGGGCGACGTCGCCAAGGGCATCAAATCGTTCAAGAAGGGCATGGCCGAGGACGACGAGCCGACGCCGACCGTCGACCCCAAGGTGATCGACCAGGTCAAGGCCGACAACGCCGCGGCCGAGGCCAAGGCCAAGGCCGAGCACAAGGCCTGA
- the tatB gene encoding Sec-independent protein translocase protein TatB yields MFDIAWSEMVLIGAVALVVIGPKDLPKALRTVGQMVGRVRRMAAEFQGQFNEAMREAELADLKKQVDDIGGSVSNALNSDFKPIDSIKDFEPAKPEADKPDEAALKQAEASLASLPPPEPLPPVEIEAPRPRPRRTRKAAAEPAAAPVTAEPEPAKPARKRSVKAAAAEAAKPVRRRKTVKGEENSA; encoded by the coding sequence ATGTTCGACATCGCCTGGAGCGAGATGGTGCTGATCGGCGCGGTGGCGCTCGTGGTGATCGGCCCGAAGGACCTGCCCAAGGCCCTGCGCACGGTCGGCCAGATGGTCGGCCGGGTCCGGCGCATGGCGGCGGAGTTCCAGGGCCAGTTCAACGAGGCGATGCGCGAGGCCGAGCTCGCCGATCTCAAGAAGCAGGTCGACGATATCGGCGGATCGGTGTCGAACGCGCTGAACAGCGACTTCAAGCCGATCGATTCGATCAAGGATTTCGAGCCCGCCAAGCCCGAAGCGGATAAGCCGGACGAAGCGGCGCTGAAGCAGGCCGAGGCGAGCCTCGCCTCGCTGCCGCCGCCGGAACCGCTGCCGCCCGTCGAGATCGAGGCGCCGCGCCCCAGGCCCAGGCGGACGCGCAAGGCCGCGGCCGAGCCGGCGGCTGCGCCTGTCACGGCCGAGCCTGAGCCGGCGAAACCCGCCCGCAAGCGCAGCGTCAAGGCCGCTGCGGCTGAGGCCGCCAAGCCCGTCCGCCGGCGCAAGACCGTGAAGGGCGAGGAGAATTCCGCATGA